Proteins encoded by one window of Salmonirosea aquatica:
- a CDS encoding SusC/RagA family TonB-linked outer membrane protein, with protein MKKQVLALLCVTAALGSYPPGAHSQLFARNQHARPLVDTPSPARDKKQLKAVLQELKDHYKVDILYFDSVVEDREVPASAIDVKQQLDKNLDALLRPLGLVYKKTKSGTYVITKENNAPAQNTPRKQAFNSPFETETLAPYRTLVQAITGTVTDENGTGLPGVSVVLKGTTRGTTTNGEGIFELDVPGSESVLIFSFVGYTSQEITVGNQTNISVKLQADVANLSEVVVVGFGTQKKATMTSAVSTIQSEQITARPVSNVQQSLQGLAPGLTVLDRGGAPGRSSATMRVRGITTLGDNSALVIVDGVEQTLFDMNPEDIESVTVLKDASSTAIYGSRGANGVILVTTKRGKAGKVSVAYNGYYGIQNSINAPEMMGLEAYMRLEQTAYKNVGAAVPDRYTDESINTWITTTDRLKYPLPNTWFQTLLKPAPMSNQTLSVSGGNENFRARASVRLMDQKGVVQNYGSQVKELRLTTDFTASPKIRFSADANYRYNTSTTPSVNAINNFFHGALWAVPKYPDGTYGLSQQGNNPLMYLEIGGLSRQAVDRIVGNVKGEWDILDDLTLSVQVAGNYTGTYQKDFNNAYTNRDQNTGVVKTVANNTLTETRNQQREYTITDLLTYHHTWGNHDFSIMGGYQEYYYQYFGLNAYRQQFYNNDIQSINQGINDGTKNNGGYDEEGGLRSFFSRINYTFANKYLLEINARRDGSSRFSPARQFAFFPSGSVGWRISEEDFFSPLKNVFHELKLRASYGQTGNQAISPYLFFPQLSASSYTFGGTVVTGYRQSTRIDPSVTWETNTQTNFGLDAALFQKKLSVTFDYYKKITDGILLNLPIPLTIGLLPGPQNAGIVENKGVELGVNYQNTAKWGLNYSLGGNFSMNNNKVKSLNGTGPYITGSDIDPRYIIQEGLPINAHWGYQTNGLIQTQAEADATPYFQRSAKPGDVAFVDQNGDGIITTADMTMIGNPFPKYSFSLTSGLGYKNFQLNLFFQGTADVDVRLSGALAEQGNYEGFTSKIYTDNYWTPERTDARFPRPTKLDLRNQATTDRLIIDGSYFRLKNVQLVYNIPGTFSKKFWVQRASVYVSASNVFTISKLNEWNLDPEVESGRAVYYPQTALKTIGVNLQF; from the coding sequence ATGAAAAAACAAGTACTCGCTCTCTTGTGCGTGACCGCGGCCCTGGGCAGCTACCCACCCGGAGCTCATTCCCAGCTTTTCGCCCGCAATCAGCATGCACGCCCTCTGGTGGACACCCCCTCCCCTGCACGCGACAAAAAGCAGCTAAAAGCCGTGCTTCAGGAATTGAAAGACCATTACAAAGTGGATATTCTTTATTTCGACAGTGTGGTCGAAGACAGAGAGGTACCGGCATCAGCGATTGATGTAAAACAGCAGCTGGATAAAAATCTGGACGCCCTGCTGCGCCCGCTGGGTTTGGTATATAAGAAAACCAAATCAGGTACCTACGTGATTACCAAAGAAAACAATGCCCCGGCCCAAAACACGCCTCGAAAACAGGCTTTCAATTCGCCCTTTGAAACGGAGACACTAGCTCCATACAGGACGCTGGTGCAGGCCATCACCGGTACTGTAACCGACGAAAACGGCACCGGACTACCCGGCGTGAGCGTGGTGCTGAAAGGTACTACCCGCGGTACCACTACCAACGGTGAGGGTATCTTTGAGCTGGATGTACCCGGCAGCGAGTCTGTACTTATTTTCAGTTTTGTGGGCTACACGAGCCAGGAAATCACCGTGGGTAATCAGACGAATATTTCCGTGAAGCTACAGGCCGACGTCGCCAATCTCTCGGAAGTGGTGGTGGTGGGTTTTGGTACCCAGAAAAAAGCAACCATGACCAGTGCCGTGTCCACGATCCAGAGCGAGCAGATTACGGCCCGACCCGTGAGCAATGTACAACAGTCTTTACAAGGCCTGGCGCCCGGCCTCACGGTACTGGACCGCGGCGGAGCACCGGGCCGTTCCAGTGCCACCATGCGCGTACGGGGCATCACCACCCTGGGCGATAACTCGGCTCTGGTTATCGTGGATGGCGTTGAACAGACGTTGTTCGACATGAACCCGGAAGATATCGAGTCGGTCACGGTACTGAAAGATGCTTCTTCCACCGCCATTTATGGTTCTCGTGGCGCGAATGGGGTAATTCTGGTCACGACCAAACGGGGGAAAGCCGGAAAGGTATCGGTCGCCTACAATGGCTATTATGGCATTCAGAATTCGATCAATGCCCCGGAAATGATGGGGCTGGAAGCCTACATGCGTCTGGAGCAGACTGCCTACAAAAATGTCGGAGCGGCGGTACCCGATCGCTACACCGACGAATCCATCAATACCTGGATCACTACGACCGACCGGCTGAAATATCCGTTGCCCAATACCTGGTTTCAGACTTTGCTCAAACCCGCTCCGATGTCCAACCAGACTCTTTCGGTGAGTGGGGGAAATGAAAATTTCCGGGCGCGGGCCAGTGTACGGCTGATGGACCAGAAGGGCGTGGTGCAAAACTACGGCAGCCAGGTAAAAGAACTTCGCCTGACCACCGACTTTACAGCATCGCCCAAAATCCGGTTTAGTGCCGACGCTAACTACCGCTACAATACCTCTACGACTCCATCCGTCAACGCCATCAATAACTTTTTCCACGGCGCGCTGTGGGCGGTCCCCAAGTACCCCGATGGTACCTACGGTCTGAGCCAGCAAGGCAACAACCCCCTAATGTACCTCGAAATTGGCGGACTGTCGCGCCAAGCCGTGGACCGGATCGTGGGGAACGTAAAAGGCGAATGGGACATTCTCGACGACCTTACGTTGTCCGTTCAGGTAGCCGGGAATTATACAGGTACGTACCAGAAAGACTTTAACAACGCCTACACCAACCGCGACCAGAACACCGGCGTAGTCAAAACGGTGGCTAACAACACCCTCACCGAAACCCGCAACCAGCAGCGCGAATACACCATCACCGACCTGCTGACTTATCATCACACCTGGGGCAATCACGATTTCAGCATCATGGGCGGGTACCAGGAGTATTACTATCAGTATTTCGGTCTGAATGCGTACCGTCAGCAGTTTTACAACAACGACATTCAGTCGATCAACCAGGGGATCAACGATGGTACCAAGAACAACGGTGGCTACGACGAAGAAGGCGGTTTGCGGTCTTTTTTCAGTCGGATCAACTATACCTTTGCTAACAAGTACCTCCTGGAAATCAACGCCCGTCGTGACGGTTCGTCGCGGTTCTCGCCCGCGCGGCAGTTTGCCTTTTTCCCATCGGGTTCGGTAGGATGGCGTATTTCGGAGGAAGACTTTTTCAGTCCTTTGAAAAATGTATTTCATGAGCTCAAACTGCGGGCTTCGTATGGGCAGACGGGTAACCAGGCCATTTCGCCCTATTTGTTCTTCCCGCAGCTATCGGCCAGCAGCTACACCTTCGGCGGTACCGTCGTGACCGGCTACCGGCAGTCGACCCGCATCGACCCCTCGGTGACCTGGGAGACCAACACGCAAACCAACTTCGGTCTGGACGCCGCCTTGTTTCAGAAAAAGCTTTCTGTGACGTTTGATTATTACAAAAAAATCACCGACGGTATCCTGCTCAACCTGCCCATTCCGCTCACGATCGGGCTGCTGCCTGGTCCGCAAAACGCCGGGATTGTGGAAAACAAGGGGGTAGAGCTGGGCGTAAACTACCAGAACACCGCGAAATGGGGCTTGAATTACAGCCTGGGAGGAAATTTCTCGATGAACAACAACAAGGTCAAGAGCCTGAACGGTACCGGCCCCTATATTACCGGATCGGACATCGATCCCCGCTACATCATTCAGGAAGGACTGCCCATTAACGCGCACTGGGGCTACCAGACCAACGGCCTCATCCAAACGCAGGCCGAAGCCGACGCGACACCATACTTCCAGCGCTCGGCCAAGCCCGGCGACGTGGCTTTTGTGGATCAGAATGGCGACGGCATCATCACAACCGCCGACATGACCATGATCGGCAATCCCTTTCCGAAGTATTCGTTCAGCCTCACCAGTGGGCTGGGCTATAAGAATTTTCAGTTGAATTTGTTTTTTCAGGGTACCGCCGATGTCGACGTCCGGCTGTCGGGAGCTCTGGCCGAGCAGGGTAACTACGAGGGTTTTACCAGCAAAATATACACAGACAACTACTGGACGCCCGAACGTACCGACGCGCGCTTTCCCCGGCCCACCAAGCTGGATTTGAGAAACCAGGCTACGACCGATCGCCTGATTATCGACGGGTCATACTTCCGACTCAAAAATGTGCAGCTGGTCTACAACATACCAGGTACCTTCAGCAAGAAATTCTGGGTGCAGCGCGCCAGCGTGTATGTGTCGGCTTCCAACGTGTTCACCATTTCGAAGCTGAACGAATGGAACCTGGACCCCGAAGTAGAATCGGGCCGGGCGGTTTACTACCCCCAGACGGCATTGAAAACCATCGGCGTTAACCTCCAATTTTAA
- a CDS encoding RagB/SusD family nutrient uptake outer membrane protein → MNYLLKSKKILGVALLATLLSCKDNLLDPVPNDRISTAIFWKTETDAILAANAAYVYLPGHSTFTINNVTKLYSIFAFDGVTDIGHTNQVFNVNSFIESGSYDASNSRVTDEWENAYTGIATVNDFLENVDRVTTTNTTLIERLKGEMRFLRAYHYVNLASLYGGVPIVTKTLSTDEAKQLKRDDIQKVWDFATSELTAAAAALPTTYPAADKGRITKGAALALLARANLYAGRFQQAATAASEVMKLGYDLYPNYGKLFTYGAENNIEVILDHQYVNSSGLSNNVFAQMAPYSQKTANNTFVPTKALADAFTMKNGLPITDPASGFDPRAPYKDRDPRLGFTMFLSGDPLPSGATFRPEPNSGTTDAVGNTYLATTTGFVVKKYINSEDFGTPGVSGINIILIRYAEVLLTYAEAKIELNQLDQSVYDAINKVRNGRQDVKLPSIATGLSQAELREIVRHEREVELAFEGLRLFDIRRWKIAEKVMPGSIYGMTWINEGTLSTIQVQAFERVFKPTRDYLWPIPQKELDLNPGLTQNPGW, encoded by the coding sequence ATGAACTACCTACTTAAATCAAAAAAAATCCTGGGGGTGGCGTTGCTTGCTACGCTGCTGTCCTGCAAGGACAATTTGCTGGACCCGGTACCCAACGACCGGATTTCGACAGCCATTTTCTGGAAAACTGAAACGGACGCAATACTAGCAGCCAACGCTGCTTATGTATACCTGCCGGGGCATTCAACCTTCACCATCAATAACGTGACGAAGTTATATTCAATCTTCGCCTTCGACGGAGTGACTGACATCGGGCATACCAATCAGGTGTTCAATGTCAACTCCTTCATCGAAAGCGGCTCTTACGACGCGTCTAATTCTCGAGTGACTGACGAGTGGGAAAATGCCTATACCGGAATCGCCACGGTCAACGATTTTCTGGAAAATGTCGACCGCGTAACCACTACCAACACGACCCTGATCGAACGACTGAAGGGCGAAATGCGGTTTTTGCGCGCGTATCACTACGTCAATCTAGCAAGCCTGTACGGGGGGGTACCTATCGTAACCAAAACCTTGAGTACCGACGAAGCCAAACAACTTAAGCGTGACGACATCCAGAAAGTGTGGGATTTTGCTACTTCCGAACTCACCGCGGCAGCAGCGGCATTGCCCACTACCTACCCGGCAGCCGACAAGGGGCGTATCACCAAAGGAGCCGCGCTGGCTTTATTGGCCCGCGCCAATTTATACGCAGGTAGGTTTCAGCAGGCTGCCACAGCGGCCAGTGAAGTCATGAAGCTGGGCTATGACCTATACCCCAACTACGGCAAGCTCTTTACCTACGGGGCCGAAAACAACATTGAGGTCATTCTGGACCACCAGTACGTCAACAGTTCCGGACTCAGTAATAACGTCTTTGCCCAGATGGCCCCTTATAGCCAGAAGACAGCCAACAACACCTTTGTACCCACCAAAGCCCTGGCGGACGCCTTTACGATGAAAAACGGGCTACCCATTACCGACCCGGCCAGCGGCTTTGACCCCCGCGCTCCCTACAAAGACCGTGACCCCCGGCTGGGCTTCACCATGTTTTTGTCCGGCGATCCACTGCCCAGCGGGGCAACTTTCCGTCCTGAGCCCAACAGCGGCACCACCGACGCCGTGGGCAATACCTACCTGGCTACGACCACGGGTTTTGTGGTAAAGAAATACATCAATTCCGAAGACTTCGGTACCCCGGGCGTGAGCGGCATCAACATTATTTTGATCCGCTACGCCGAAGTACTGCTCACCTACGCGGAAGCCAAGATTGAACTCAATCAATTGGATCAATCCGTATACGATGCCATCAACAAAGTGCGCAATGGGCGCCAGGATGTAAAGCTGCCTTCCATCGCCACCGGGCTTTCGCAGGCCGAACTGCGGGAAATAGTCCGGCATGAACGCGAAGTGGAGTTAGCCTTTGAAGGACTCCGTCTATTCGATATCCGGCGCTGGAAAATCGCAGAGAAGGTCATGCCGGGTAGTATTTATGGCATGACCTGGATCAACGAAGGTACCCTGAGCACCATTCAGGTACAGGCGTTTGAGCGCGTGTTCAAGCCCACCCGTGACTACCTGTGGCCAATTCCGCAGAAAGAGCTGGATCTTAACCCAGGTCTTACGCAGAATCCGGGCTGGTAG
- a CDS encoding sulfatase family protein, with protein MKRVVSFSIGFLFVLSLLAIQLAPKPTAKPNIIVIFMDDMGYGDLGVYGATEYQTPNLDRMASEGIRFTNFMAAQAVCSASRAALLTGCYPNRIGITGALFPNAGKGLNQQETTIAELLKGQGYATGMFGKWHLGDTKEFLPLQHGFDEYVGLPYSNDMWAVDYDGKPVGENDWRKKAFPLLPLLSGNDTLRAITTLDEQAELTGIYTEKAVNFIKKHKKDPFFLYLPHSMPHVPIAASPRFKGKSKQGTYGDVVMELDWSVGEILKALKENGIDDNTLVVFTSDNGPWLNYGNHAGSTGGLREGKGVSTEGGQREPCIVRWPGVAPAGTICNQLASNIDLLPTFAAITNAKLPDHKIDGVSILPLFKGDNQATPRKIFYYYYRRNNLEAVRRGDWKLVLPHEGRSYEGQQPGNDGYPGKAPENTPYPMALYDLRRDPGERYDVQATYPTIVEVLQKIAEEARQDLGDDITKRPGHNVREAGLTAKNK; from the coding sequence ATGAAAAGAGTTGTTTCTTTCTCCATTGGTTTTCTTTTTGTATTAAGCCTATTGGCTATTCAGTTAGCCCCAAAACCCACTGCCAAGCCGAATATCATCGTAATTTTCATGGATGACATGGGCTACGGTGATCTGGGAGTCTACGGGGCTACGGAGTACCAGACCCCCAACCTCGACCGCATGGCCAGCGAGGGCATTCGCTTTACCAATTTCATGGCCGCCCAGGCCGTGTGCAGTGCTTCCCGGGCGGCCTTGCTGACGGGCTGCTACCCCAACCGCATTGGCATCACTGGTGCTTTGTTCCCTAACGCCGGGAAAGGGCTCAATCAGCAGGAAACAACGATCGCCGAGCTACTTAAAGGTCAGGGCTATGCGACGGGCATGTTCGGAAAATGGCATCTGGGCGATACGAAAGAATTTCTCCCTTTGCAGCATGGCTTCGATGAATACGTGGGCCTGCCCTACTCCAACGACATGTGGGCGGTGGATTATGATGGCAAGCCGGTAGGCGAGAACGACTGGCGAAAAAAAGCCTTTCCCCTACTCCCCCTGCTGAGCGGGAACGACACGCTCCGGGCCATTACGACGCTGGATGAGCAAGCCGAACTCACCGGGATTTATACCGAAAAGGCGGTTAATTTTATCAAAAAACACAAAAAAGATCCTTTCTTCCTGTACCTGCCCCACTCCATGCCCCACGTACCTATCGCGGCATCGCCCCGATTCAAAGGCAAAAGCAAGCAGGGTACCTACGGCGATGTGGTGATGGAATTGGACTGGTCGGTGGGTGAAATCCTGAAAGCGCTGAAAGAAAACGGCATCGACGATAATACGCTCGTGGTATTTACCAGCGACAACGGCCCCTGGCTCAACTACGGCAACCATGCCGGCTCGACGGGTGGCTTGCGGGAAGGCAAGGGCGTCAGTACCGAGGGTGGCCAGCGCGAACCCTGTATCGTGCGCTGGCCGGGCGTGGCACCGGCGGGTACCATCTGTAATCAGCTGGCCTCGAACATTGATCTGCTCCCGACTTTTGCGGCCATCACTAACGCCAAACTACCCGATCATAAAATCGACGGCGTGAGCATACTACCCCTGTTCAAAGGCGACAATCAGGCTACGCCCCGGAAAATCTTCTATTACTATTATCGCCGGAACAACCTGGAAGCCGTACGTCGGGGTGACTGGAAACTGGTGCTACCCCACGAAGGACGTTCGTACGAAGGGCAGCAGCCCGGCAACGATGGCTACCCCGGCAAGGCACCCGAGAACACCCCTTACCCCATGGCATTATACGATCTGCGGCGCGATCCCGGTGAACGCTACGACGTACAGGCTACCTACCCCACCATAGTAGAAGTGCTGCAGAAAATTGCCGAAGAGGCACGTCAGGATCTGGGCGATGATATCACGAAACGGCCAGGCCATAATGTTCGGGAAGCGGGTCTGACCGCAAAAAATAAGTAA